In Serratia marcescens subsp. marcescens ATCC 13880, a single genomic region encodes these proteins:
- a CDS encoding helix-turn-helix domain-containing protein, translated as MGTQESHIRELLVWIEDNLTNPLSLDIVSAKSGYTKWYLQRMFKKQTGLSLASYIRARRLYIAAFALRFTQKSILDISVEYQFDNQQTFSRCFKKHFAESPSVYRHARKQDFSNLVRSLAASQPGDIQVERVSIARGQYAFQGKQYAYHLDIEKLDKSHLPQRSALRAQFYALLGERPAQTYSFTQLVPDGERVRVDYTLGVTADYPLREGVALEPLPEVHGEFCRFRYSGKPVALNDHIIQIYTQVLPEMGLARGDGPDMTVFSYSLSGKEELHLELQHLVPVVPLH; from the coding sequence ATGGGCACGCAGGAAAGTCACATCAGGGAGTTACTGGTCTGGATTGAAGATAACCTGACCAATCCGCTGTCGTTGGATATCGTTTCCGCCAAGTCAGGCTATACGAAATGGTACCTGCAGCGCATGTTCAAGAAGCAGACCGGATTATCGTTAGCCTCGTATATCCGCGCTCGCCGCCTCTACATCGCCGCCTTCGCCTTGCGTTTCACGCAGAAGAGCATCCTCGATATTTCGGTTGAATATCAATTCGATAATCAGCAGACATTCTCGCGCTGTTTCAAGAAACATTTCGCCGAATCGCCTAGCGTTTATCGTCATGCCCGCAAACAGGACTTCAGCAATCTGGTGCGTTCGCTGGCGGCCAGCCAGCCCGGCGATATTCAGGTCGAACGCGTCAGCATCGCCAGAGGGCAATACGCCTTTCAGGGCAAACAGTACGCTTATCACCTGGATATCGAAAAGTTGGACAAGTCGCATTTGCCGCAGCGCAGCGCGCTGCGGGCGCAGTTCTACGCCTTGTTGGGCGAGCGTCCGGCGCAGACCTATTCGTTTACCCAACTGGTGCCGGACGGCGAGCGGGTCAGGGTCGACTATACCCTGGGCGTGACGGCGGACTATCCGCTGCGTGAAGGCGTGGCGCTGGAGCCGCTGCCGGAGGTCCACGGCGAGTTTTGCCGTTTTCGCTATTCCGGCAAGCCGGTGGCGCTCAATGACCACATCATTCAAATCTACACGCAGGTGCTGCCCGAAATGGGGCTGGCCCGCGGCGACGGGCCGGACATGACGGTGTTCAGCTATTCGCTGAGCGGGAAAGAGGAGCTGCATCTGGAGCTGCAACATCTGGTGCCGGTGGTGCCGCTGCACTGA
- a CDS encoding XdhC family protein, protein MQHLDVTVVSQAISWLQQQPVWLCTVLSTYGSSPRSPGALMAATRDGRYSGSLSGGCVEEDFLRRVAAGEYQAASQVIRYGEGGMTPNVALPCGGVLDVLIEYLPAGEASVAYLQRIAGALEGHHALLKRLTLPNACHSLEQSHFTSATQVERRLEQITLHIAAAPRLLIAGLSSVALYCADFAVALGFEVLVCENRPEALDNFAAELKPGVTLLRQFPAKFIEDGGCHANTAVVALTHDPRMDDLTLMEAIHTPAFYIGAMGSLRNSARRRQRLQQIAEFTPQELERIHAPIGLPLGSKTPAEIALAVMAAIVQQKNRRPAADGISAAAPPAPDVAAPDAAPLSRSANS, encoded by the coding sequence ATGCAACATCTTGATGTCACCGTGGTCAGCCAGGCGATAAGCTGGCTGCAACAACAGCCGGTCTGGTTATGCACCGTGCTCAGCACCTATGGCTCTTCGCCGCGGTCGCCGGGCGCGTTGATGGCCGCGACCCGCGACGGCCGCTACAGCGGCTCATTGTCGGGCGGGTGCGTGGAGGAAGACTTTCTGCGGCGCGTGGCCGCCGGGGAGTATCAGGCGGCCAGCCAGGTGATCCGCTACGGCGAAGGCGGCATGACGCCCAATGTGGCGCTGCCGTGCGGCGGCGTGCTGGACGTGCTGATCGAGTATCTGCCGGCGGGAGAAGCCAGCGTCGCTTACCTGCAGCGCATCGCCGGCGCGCTGGAAGGGCATCATGCGTTGCTCAAACGCCTGACGTTGCCCAACGCCTGCCATAGCCTTGAGCAGAGCCATTTCACCAGCGCCACTCAGGTTGAACGCCGGCTCGAACAGATTACCCTGCATATCGCGGCCGCGCCGCGCCTGCTGATCGCCGGGCTGTCCAGCGTGGCGCTGTACTGCGCCGATTTCGCCGTAGCGCTGGGGTTTGAGGTGCTGGTGTGCGAGAACCGCCCGGAGGCGCTGGATAACTTCGCCGCCGAGTTAAAACCGGGCGTGACGCTGCTGCGCCAGTTTCCGGCCAAGTTCATTGAGGACGGCGGTTGCCACGCCAATACCGCCGTCGTGGCGCTGACCCACGATCCGCGTATGGACGATCTGACGCTGATGGAAGCGATCCACACCCCGGCGTTTTACATCGGCGCCATGGGCTCGCTCAGAAACAGCGCGCGGCGGCGCCAGCGGTTGCAGCAGATCGCCGAATTCACGCCGCAGGAGTTGGAACGCATTCACGCGCCGATCGGCCTGCCGCTCGGCAGCAAAACCCCGGCGGAGATCGCCCTGGCGGTGATGGCGGCGATCGTGCAGCAAAAAAACCGGCGGCCGGCCGCCGACGGGATCAGTGCAGCGGCACCACCGGCACCAGATGTTGCAGCTCCAGATGCAGCTCCTCTTTCCCGCTCAGCGAATAGCTGA